Sequence from the Lysobacter solisilvae genome:
GGGCCACCGCGCGACGGGTGATGTGCCCGCTATTGTCGAGCTTGGTGTAGATCGCCTCGGTCAGTGCGCGGTTGCGTGCCGAGTGGGTGGAGTCGTAGTGGTCGAAGGCCACGCCGAAATCGGCGAAATCGCGCTCATGCCCCGCCTGGATGCCGGCGATGAACTCCTCGGGCGTCGTCCCGGCCTTCTCGGCGGCCAGCATGATCGGCGTGCCGTGGGTGTCGTCGGCGCACACGAAGTGCACCGTCGCTCCGGCCATCCGCGCCGCCCGCGTCCAGATGTCGCCCTGGATGTAGCCCACGAGGTGGCCCAGGTGCAGGGCTCCGTTGGCGTAGGGCAGGGCGCAGGTGACGATCGCGGTGCGGGACATGGCAAGGCTGGAGACGAGGGGGCGCGATTATCGCATGCCATCCCGCCGGGCTTGCGGCGAGCGGTGTCGCGGACGCCCGGGCCAAGTCGCCCCGGAACCACCGCGTCCCAAACGAAAGCGGCCCGGCAATGCCGGGCCGCGAGTATCACTTCGCAGGTATCGCTTCGCGGGAGGACGCTTACTGCTGGCGCACCCAGGTCTGGCTGCGGCCGAGCAGCGAGAAGCCCATGAAGCCGCGCACTTCGAGCTTCGCGCCGCCCTCGATGGGCGTCATCTTGGCCGAGTACACCTTGCCGTTCTTCGGGTCCATGATCTTGCCGCCTTCCCAGGTCTCGCCCTCACCCTTGTTCATGCCCCACAGGATGACCATGCCCTTGATGGGCTTGTTGTGGTTGGCGCCCTTGCACGCGTCGCACAGCGGATTGGGGCCTTTCTCGGAGTTGAAGACTTCCAGCACCTTGCCGGCGAGCGCGCCGTTGGCGGTCTGGTAGATCTCGACCGTCGACTTCACCTTGCCGGTGGCGTCGTCGATCGTCTTCCACGTGCCGACCGGCGAGGACTGGGCGAACGCCGCCATCGGCAGGATGGCCAGCAGCAGGGCAATGAAACGGATGCGCATGGGTCCCCTCCCAGGGATTGTGTTGGCCGCACGGCGAATGCCGTCCGGATTGGGCTGTTATACCGGCATCCGCCGACGTATGGAACGGGGGCGCCGCAACCGTTCAGCGCGGACTGGCCCCGGTGTCGGGAACCCTTCAGCCAGCGCCCGTGAAAGCGGCCTCGGGCTGTGGGGATGCCGCCAACGGGTGGGCCCGACGCGCGCCATGCAGTCGGCGCGGCGCCACACGCGGTGCCCGGGCAGGTGGACGAGCAAAAAAAAAGGCCCCGCCGAAGCGGGGCCTTTCGTTTACAGCACTCGAAGCCGATTAGTCCCGGTTGAACAGGTAACGGGCTTCCAGGAAGTACGCACGGCCATACACGTCGTAGTTGCCCGTGTTGTACGGCGAACCGGTCAGGCCGTCGTAGGTCAGGTCCATGTCGGGCATACGGTTGCCCAGGTTGGTGACCAGGAACGACATGCTGAAGTCCGGGGTGAAGTCGTAGTTCACGCTCGCATTGAACGTGGTGTACGAACCGACGCCGCGGTTACGACCATAAGCCGTGGGGACAGACGTGATGAACGCCACGTTGTTGCCCGTCGGACCGATGTAGTTGCCGTACAGCGTGGCGGTCAGCGCGTCCTTCGACCAGGACACCGAAGCATTGGCCTTGTAGCGCGGATCGGTGGTGTAGAACTCGTCGTAGACCAGGTCCAGGGTCGGATCGTCCGGGAAGGTCTGCGAGTCGTGCTTCAGGTTGCGCGTCCACGAACCGTTGACGTTCAGGTCGCCCCAGGCGCCGAGGCTCTGGCCCCAGTTGAGGGCAACGGTGACCGCTTCCACGTCGCGATGAGCCAGGTTGATCTTGGTCAGCGAGATGTTCTGCAGCGCACCCAGGGCGTTACGCGTGATCGCATCGAACGCCGCCTGGCAGGTGCCCGAGTTCGGATCGAGCAGGCCCGAACCGCCGTTGGCCACCGAGGTGCAGTCGTATTCGTCGCGCATGATGCGACCGGCGCTCTGCAGGACGGTTTCGTTCTCGATCTTCCAGTTGTAGTAGTCGACGCCGACCGAGAACTTCGCGGTCGGAGCCCACACCACACCGGCGTTCCACACGTCGGCGTCGATCGGTTCCAGGTCCGGGTTGCCCTGCTGGGTACCGAAGTACTGCGCGGCTTCCAGGTTCTGCGGGCAGCCGGCTTCATCCGGATCGAAGCCCGCCTGGCTGCAGCCCAGGTCGTCGCGGACCGAGCTGTAGAAACCGCTCACGCCCTGGAACATGTCCGACAGGGTCGGCGCGCGGAAGGCGGTACCGAACTTGCCACGGAACAGCAGGCTTTCGATCGGACGGAATTCCAGGCCGACGCTGTAGGTCGGGCTGTCGATCGTGCGGCCACCGGCGTCGAACGAGTCATAACGACCCGACAGCGAGATGGTCAGCGGTTCCCACACCGGCAGGCGCATTTCGCCGGTCACGGCGTAGCGGTCACGCGTACCCTGGCCGCTGACGGAGGTGGTGCCCCAGATTTCCGATTGCAGCGTGACCGGATCGGGGATCAGCAGTGCGTCGGGGTTGTACTTCCACTTTTCCTTGCCGAACTCGACGGACGCAGCGATACCGGCGTCACCGCCCGGCAGCGAGAACAGCGAGCCGTTGGTGATCTGGGCGCGCAGCATGTCGTCGTAGGTCAGGCTGCGGTTGACGGTGCGAGTGGTGAAGCTCTCGAACGCGCCGGCCGGCAGCAGCTGGTAGAACGCCTCGTAATCAGGCGTATAGACCTGGTAGGCGCCGAAGTACGGGTCCAGCATGAGGCTGCCGTCCGGATTGGTCAGCGCCGGGCCCATGATGTTGGTTTCGAACCAGTCGTTGATCGGATCAGCCAGGCGGGCCCAGCTGTTCTCGTTCAGCGTGTACTGGGTGCGGGTGAAACCGACGTCGTAATCCCAGTTGGACTCGCCGAAGGTGCCGTTGACGCCGACGGTGTAGGCGTACGACTCGCTCTTGTCATGGTTCATCGACTGTTCCCAGCCGCCGGCCATGTCTTCAGGCGCGAAGGCGCGCTGGAGCTGGAAGAAGTCGTCCAGGTTCGGGTCGTAGAAGTAGCCCCACTTGACGCTCGAGCCCCACCAGGTGAAGTTCGAACCGATGTGGTAGTCGACCGTCTCGCGGTTGTACAGCGCATCGGCATACAGCTGGGTGTTGTCGCTGATGTCGAAGGTGAAGTGCGAGTAGAGCTGGGTCGCTTCCTTGCCGTTGCGCAGGGTGCGGTAGCCCGGGGTGTACATCGAGCCGCAGTACGGCGCCGGACGGGCCGGACGGGTCTGCACGCCGGTCGTGCCGCCAAAGGCGTCGGAGACGTTTTCGCAGTTGTTCGGGTCGAGGAAGTTGTAGCTGGTGAACGGGCTGAAGACCAGCCAGTCACGGCTGGCAACCGGCACGCCGTCGTTGGGATTGTTCGGGTTGTCCAGCGGGTGCTGGTTGAACTGCTTGGTCAGGTCGCGCTGGTAGGCCCAGATCGGGTCGCGCATTTCGTACTGGATACCGGCCAGGACGGTGCCGCGGTCATCGGCGAAGCTGAAGCTGTCGGCCAGGCTCAGGCGCGTGCTCTGGCCGCCACCCTCGTGGTAGCCACCGACGCGGGCCGTGAGGGCCGTGCCGTCCATGCGCTTCTTGAGGATGACGTTGATGACGCCGGCGATGGCGTCGGAACCGTACAGGGAGGACTGGCCGCCCGGCAGGATTTCGATGCGCTCGACCAGGTCGACCGGGATGCCGCTGATGTTGTTGAACGTGTCGGTGCCGTTGTACAGCGCCGGGTAGTTCGCCATCGGGCGGCCGTCGATCAGGTACTTGGTGTAACCAACCGGCAGACCGAACAGGCTGTTGGTTTCAGCGCCCTGGGTGAACGAGGCGGAGGACTGGTTGCCCTGCACGCCACCGGTCGCCATGGAGCTCTGGTTCAGGGCTTCCTGGACGCTGTTGAAGCCACGCGCCTGCAGGTCGTCCGCCGTGATGACGGTCACCGGCTTGAAGGTTTCCAGCGTCGTCTGCGGAATGAGCGAGCCGGTCACCACGACCTTGTCGAGTTCGGTGGCGTCCTGGTCGGTCGTCGCTGCAGGCTGGGTCTGGGTCTCCTGGGCCATGGCCGCGCTTGCGGTCAGGACCAGTGCGCTCATCAGAGCGGCCGACAGCGTGGAGCGCTGCAGGCGGTTGTTTCTAACTGCCATCTTTTTCCCCTTGGATCGGTGGTTGGCTACTTGTATTGCAAGTCTTTTTTCGCCGGCGCAGGCGGCCGGTACGAGACCGACCTGCCGAAATTAACATGGGTTTAACGCAGATGTCATGGGGTCCGGGGCAAAAAAGCTTGTCCGGTCCCTGAAGAGTTATCCGTTCTCCCCCGACGTCGTGCCGGGGCCCCTACAATTGCTGCAATGCGGCATGCCCCGCGAGCCAGGTGAACCCCGTGAAAGAAGCGCTGCAGGCCCGTCTGGCCGCTCTCCCGATGCCGGAAATGGGGCTCCTCACCCTGGGCGAAGCGGGCGCCGTCTTCCGCATTGCCGAATCTGGCGATCGGGTTGCGGTCGAGATTCGGCTGGGCTTCCCCTCCGGCTGGCTCGAGCCATGGCTGGAGCAGGCCGTGAAGCAGGCCGCCGCGGCCGAGGGCCTGGAACTGGGCGCGCTGACCGTGCAGTCGCGAGTCGCCAGCCACGCCGTCCAGGGCGCGCTGACCCCGCTGCCCGCGGTGCGCAACATCATCGCCGTGGGTTCGGGCAAGGGCGGCGTCGGCAAGTCGACGGTGGCCGTGAACCTCGCGCTGGCGCTGTCGGCCGACGGCGCCCGCGTCGGCGTCCTGGATGCCGACATCTACGGCCCCAGCGTGCCGATGATGCTGGGCCTCACCGGCCGTCCCGACAGCCCCGACGGCAAGACCATCGAACCCATGCACGCGCACGGGATCGAGGCGATGTCGATCGGACTGCTGGTGGACCAGGACACGCCGATGATCTGGCGGGGTCCGATGGCGACCTCCGCGCTCACCCAGCTGTTGAACGAAACCCGCTGGGGCGGCGCCGACGGGCAGGGGCTGGATTACCTGATCCTCGACCTGCCGCCGGGCACCGGCGACATCCAGCTCACCATGGCGCAGAAGATCCCCGTCGCCGGCGCGGTGGTGGTGACCACGCCGCAGGACGTGGCCACGCTGGACGCCCGCAAGGCGCTGAAGATGTTCGAGAAGGTCGAGGTGCCGGTGCTGGGCCTGGTCGAGAACATGGCCGTCCACGTCTGCACCCAGTGCGGCCATGCCGAGCACGTCTTCGGCGAAGGCGGCGGCGAGCGGATGGCGGCCCAGTACGGCGTCAAGCTGCTGGGAAGCCTGCCGCTGGAGGCGCGCGTGCGCGAACAGGGCGACGCCGGCACGCCCATCGTGGCCAAGGCGCCGGAAACGCCGGCCGCCGGACAGTTCCGGATGACCGCCCGTCGCCTCGCCATCGCGCTGGCCGGGCGCCCCCAGGTGGCCAGGCCCCTGTCCGTGTCGCTTCTGGGCTGAAAAAGCCGCCCTCGGCCTGCTGCGACGCAACATGCGCGGGCCGGGACCCTCCCTCTAGATTCGACGTTCGCGGCCCTCACGGGCCGCGTTTGTTGCGCGACCTGGGCCGGCCGCGCAATCCGTCAACTCCCCTGAGGGTCCCATCTGATGAAGCATCCGTTCCGCACCGCGGCCCTGAGCGCCGCCGTGATCGCCTCGCTCGGTTTCTCCGCCGCCGCCCTGGCCGCTGGCCGCCCCGACCCTGGTGTTGTCGGGCCTGAAGGCCGGCAAGCCCCATGAAGCCAGCGAGCTGCTGGTCAAGTTCCGCGACGGCTCCACCGCCGCCCAGCAACTGGCCGTCCGCCAGGGCCTGGGCGCGCAGAAGATCCAGACCGTGCGCGGTGGCAAGGGCGAACTGGCGCTGCTGCGCCTGCCCGCCGGCAAGAGCCTGGCCGCCAGCGTGAGCGCCCTGGCGTCCAACCCGGCCGTCGAATACGCCGAGCCGAACTGGATCTACCAGCACAACGCCACTTCCAACGACACCTACTTCACCAACGGCGCGCTGTGGGGCATGTACGGCGACGCCTCCTCGCCGGCCAACCAGTACGGCTCGCAGGCGTCGGAAGCCTGGGCCGCCGGCCACACCGACTGCGGCAACGTCATCGTCGGCGTGATCGACGAGGGCATCTACTACAACCACGAAGACCTCGCCGCCAACATCTGGAGCAATCCCTACGATCCGGCCGACGGCGTCGACAACGACGGCAACGGCAAGGTCGACGACGTCCGCGGCTGGGACTTCGACGGCGGCAGCAACAACATCAACTCCGGCGGCGCCAACGACGACCACGGCACGCATGTGTCGGGCACCATCGCCGGCGTGGGCGGCAACGGCAAGGGCGTGGCGGGCGTGTGCTGGAGCGGCGTCAAGCTGATCAGCGCCAGGTTCCTGGGCCGTCGCGGCGGCACCACCGCCAATGCGATCGCGGCGGTGGACTACATCACCGACCTGAAGACCCGCCATGGCCTGAACATCGTCGCCACCAACAACTCGTGGGGCGGTGGCGGCTTCTCGCAGGGCCTGCAGGACGCGATCGGCCGCGCGAACACGGCCAACATCCTGTTCATCGCCGCCGCCGGCAACGATGCGTACAACAACGACGCCACGGCCAGCTATCCCTCGAACTACCCGAACGCGAACGTGATCGCGGTCGCCTCGACGACCAGCACCGGCGGCCTGTCGAGCTTCTCGCAGTGGGGCGCGACCACGGTCGACATCGGTGCGCCGGGTTCGGGCATCTATTCGTCCGTTCCCAAGAGCGTCAAGGGTCAGCTCACCTCGGCCTACGCCAGCTACAGCGGCACCTCGATGGCCACCCCGCACGTGACCGGCGCCGCGGCGCTGTACAAGTCGTCGCATCCGGCCGCCACGGCCGCGGACATCAAGGCCGCGATCCTGGGCACCGCGGTGCCGACGCCGTCGCTCAACGGCAAGGTGCTCACCGGTGGCCGCCTGAACGCCAGCGGCTTCTGATCGACCCGCCCGTTGCACCCGAAGGCCCGGTCTTCTGACCGGGCCTTCTTTTTGGGCCGACGGCAGGCGAACGACTGGGGGGCTCCGCAGCGCCGGCAGGGAAGGCGTGGCGGATCCCGAAGGCAGAGGGCGGGACCCGGAGCGGGGTGGTCGACTGAAAAAGACTGACGCTCGACTCTCAGAGAGTGGCGTTCGACTCCAAAAGACTGGCGCTCGACTCTAAAAGAGTGGCGCTCGACTCTAAAAGACTGGCGCTCGACTCTAAAAGAGTGGCGCTCGACTCTAAAAGACTCGCGTTCGACTCTAAAAGACTCGCGCTCGACTCTCAGAGAGTGGCGCTCGACTCTAAAAGACTCGCGCTCGACTCTCAGAGAGTGGCGCTCGACTCTAAAAGACTCGCCCTCGACTCTCAGAGAGTGGCGCTCGACTCTAAAAGACTCGCGCTCGACTCTAAAAGACTGGCGCTCGACTCTCGGAGAGTGGCGCTCGACTCCAAAAGACTGGCGCTCGACTCTCGCAGAGCTTCGGCTGGGTCCCGGGGAAGGGGGCGCCTGGCGCCCCGAGGGGGCCGCTTCGCCGTCCGGGCGTGGCGCCGGGCTCCCGGAGGGCGGCAACTGCCCTGCGCA
This genomic interval carries:
- a CDS encoding DUF2147 domain-containing protein — its product is MRIRFIALLLAILPMAAFAQSSPVGTWKTIDDATGKVKSTVEIYQTANGALAGKVLEVFNSEKGPNPLCDACKGANHNKPIKGMVILWGMNKGEGETWEGGKIMDPKNGKVYSAKMTPIEGGAKLEVRGFMGFSLLGRSQTWVRQQ
- a CDS encoding TonB-dependent receptor plug domain-containing protein, with the protein product MAVRNNRLQRSTLSAALMSALVLTASAAMAQETQTQPAATTDQDATELDKVVVTGSLIPQTTLETFKPVTVITADDLQARGFNSVQEALNQSSMATGGVQGNQSSASFTQGAETNSLFGLPVGYTKYLIDGRPMANYPALYNGTDTFNNISGIPVDLVERIEILPGGQSSLYGSDAIAGVINVILKKRMDGTALTARVGGYHEGGGQSTRLSLADSFSFADDRGTVLAGIQYEMRDPIWAYQRDLTKQFNQHPLDNPNNPNDGVPVASRDWLVFSPFTSYNFLDPNNCENVSDAFGGTTGVQTRPARPAPYCGSMYTPGYRTLRNGKEATQLYSHFTFDISDNTQLYADALYNRETVDYHIGSNFTWWGSSVKWGYFYDPNLDDFFQLQRAFAPEDMAGGWEQSMNHDKSESYAYTVGVNGTFGESNWDYDVGFTRTQYTLNENSWARLADPINDWFETNIMGPALTNPDGSLMLDPYFGAYQVYTPDYEAFYQLLPAGAFESFTTRTVNRSLTYDDMLRAQITNGSLFSLPGGDAGIAASVEFGKEKWKYNPDALLIPDPVTLQSEIWGTTSVSGQGTRDRYAVTGEMRLPVWEPLTISLSGRYDSFDAGGRTIDSPTYSVGLEFRPIESLLFRGKFGTAFRAPTLSDMFQGVSGFYSSVRDDLGCSQAGFDPDEAGCPQNLEAAQYFGTQQGNPDLEPIDADVWNAGVVWAPTAKFSVGVDYYNWKIENETVLQSAGRIMRDEYDCTSVANGGSGLLDPNSGTCQAAFDAITRNALGALQNISLTKINLAHRDVEAVTVALNWGQSLGAWGDLNVNGSWTRNLKHDSQTFPDDPTLDLVYDEFYTTDPRYKANASVSWSKDALTATLYGNYIGPTGNNVAFITSVPTAYGRNRGVGSYTTFNASVNYDFTPDFSMSFLVTNLGNRMPDMDLTYDGLTGSPYNTGNYDVYGRAYFLEARYLFNRD
- the apbC gene encoding iron-sulfur cluster carrier protein ApbC, whose protein sequence is MNPVKEALQARLAALPMPEMGLLTLGEAGAVFRIAESGDRVAVEIRLGFPSGWLEPWLEQAVKQAAAAEGLELGALTVQSRVASHAVQGALTPLPAVRNIIAVGSGKGGVGKSTVAVNLALALSADGARVGVLDADIYGPSVPMMLGLTGRPDSPDGKTIEPMHAHGIEAMSIGLLVDQDTPMIWRGPMATSALTQLLNETRWGGADGQGLDYLILDLPPGTGDIQLTMAQKIPVAGAVVVTTPQDVATLDARKALKMFEKVEVPVLGLVENMAVHVCTQCGHAEHVFGEGGGERMAAQYGVKLLGSLPLEARVREQGDAGTPIVAKAPETPAAGQFRMTARRLAIALAGRPQVARPLSVSLLG
- a CDS encoding S8 family peptidase, whose product is MSGLKAGKPHEASELLVKFRDGSTAAQQLAVRQGLGAQKIQTVRGGKGELALLRLPAGKSLAASVSALASNPAVEYAEPNWIYQHNATSNDTYFTNGALWGMYGDASSPANQYGSQASEAWAAGHTDCGNVIVGVIDEGIYYNHEDLAANIWSNPYDPADGVDNDGNGKVDDVRGWDFDGGSNNINSGGANDDHGTHVSGTIAGVGGNGKGVAGVCWSGVKLISARFLGRRGGTTANAIAAVDYITDLKTRHGLNIVATNNSWGGGGFSQGLQDAIGRANTANILFIAAAGNDAYNNDATASYPSNYPNANVIAVASTTSTGGLSSFSQWGATTVDIGAPGSGIYSSVPKSVKGQLTSAYASYSGTSMATPHVTGAAALYKSSHPAATAADIKAAILGTAVPTPSLNGKVLTGGRLNASGF